TCAAGGCCATAGATGCAATGAAGATCTCCGACGAGACGAGGAAGAAGATCTACGAAGGCAATGCGCGCAAGCTCCTCCATCTTTAGCACCGGGTGCGCAACAGGCAGGAGAGACACGAGGCTTACCGTGAAAACGGATTATGAGAAGCTTATCGAGCCGGTGAAGAGCAAGAGGACCTTCGAGGAGGTTTCCGATAGGCTCAAAGAACTTATATTCAACGGAGCGCTCAAGCCGGGGCAGCAGCTTCCGCCGGAGCCAGCCCTTGCCCGACTCTTTGGTGTGGGGCGCCAGTCGGTCAGGGAGGCCCTGCGGGTACTCGAGCTTTCCGGCTTCATTACCATAAAACCAGGGGCC
The genomic region above belongs to Syntrophorhabdaceae bacterium and contains:
- a CDS encoding GntR family transcriptional regulator, whose amino-acid sequence is MKTDYEKLIEPVKSKRTFEEVSDRLKELIFNGALKPGQQLPPEPALARLFGVGRQSVREALRVLELSGFITIKPGAKGGAMIQSTMLSKLSGLFLETIKLHQVSLEDCFTARRAIEVSVLDLAFKNAEKEDMEAMKDNIMRAR